A stretch of the Gossypium hirsutum isolate 1008001.06 chromosome D07, Gossypium_hirsutum_v2.1, whole genome shotgun sequence genome encodes the following:
- the LOC107953935 gene encoding protein DETOXIFICATION 8, producing the protein MDKALLQGDDRKTWGTTVFVKELKKVSYMAAPMVAVSVSQYLLQVISLMIVGHVGELALSGVAIATSFTNVTGFSLLFGMAGALETLGGQAYGAEQYQKLGTYTYCSILSLITICLPVSLFWIFMDEFLIFMGQDPQISHVASIYSIWLIPALFADAILQSLVRYFQSQSQILPLFLSSCATICFHVPLCWVLVHKTNLGYVGAALAITLALWFNVIVLGFYMRWSASCESTRTVIVGDVFASIKEFLGFALPSAVMCCLEWWSFELLVLLSGLLPDSELETSVLSICLSTTSLHYFVPYGVGAAASTRVSNELGAGNPHSARVAVNVVMILGIFEAMTVSITLFSCRYAFGYLYSNEQEVIDYVGEMIPLISLSVIIDSLLAVISGVARGTGWQHIGAYVNLGAYYLVGIPVAALLCFSLHLRGKGLWIGILTGSSLQLVLLALVTGFTNWQKQASKAQERIFEEKFSNGLLA; encoded by the exons ATGGACAAGGCACTGTTACAGGGAGATGATCGGAAAACATGGGGGACGACGGTGTTCGTGAAGGAGCTGAAGAAGGTGAGTTACATGGCGGCACCGATGGTGGCTGTATCGGTATCACAGTATCTATTACAGGTGATATCGTTGATGATAGTTGGTCATGTGGGTGAGCTTGCTCTTTCTGGGGTTGCTATTGCCACTTCTTTCACCAATGTCACTGGCTTCAGTTTACTT TTTGGAATGGCTGGTGCATTGGAAACACTAGGTGGTCAGGCTTATGGAGCCGAACAATATCAAAAGCTTGGAACCTACACTTACTGTTCAATCTTATCTCTCATTACAATTTGCCTCCCAGTTTCCCTCTTTTGGATTTTTATGGACGAATTCTTAATATTTATGGGTCAAGACCCTCAAATTTCACATGTAGCCAGCATTTACTCCATTTGGCTCATCCCTGCATTATTTGCCGATGCTATTCTTCAATCACTGGTTCGTTATTTCCAGTCCCAAAGCCAAATTCTCCCATTGTTTTTAAGTTCATGTGCCACCATATGCTTCCATGTACCACTTTGCTGGGTTCTAGTACATAAAACCAATCTGGGTTACGTAGGTGCTGCATTAGCAATCACACTTGCCTTGTGGTTTAATGTCATTGTGCTCGGGTTTTACATGAGATGGTCCGCTAGTTGTGAGTCGACTCGGACTGTTATTGTGGGGGATGTTTTCGCGAGTATCAAAGAGTTCTTAGGCTTTGCACTCCCTTCTGCTGTAATGTGTTG TCTTGAATGGTGGTCATTCGAGCTTCTCGTACTTCTATCCGGCCTTTTACCGGATTCGGAACTCGAAACATCGGTTCTTTCTATATG CCTTTCAACAACATCATTACACTACTTCGTACCGTATGGAGTTGGTGCTGCTGCAAG TACTCGAGTTTCGAATGAACTAGGAGCAGGGAACCCACATTCGGCTCGAGTAGCAGTCAATGTCGTGATGATACTCGGAATTTTTGAAGCAATGACTGTTAGCATAACCCTCTTCAGCTGCCGTTATGCTTTCGGATATCTGTACAGCAACGAACAGGAAGTTATCGACTACGTTGGAGAAATGATTCCTTTAATTTCACTATCCGTCATCATTGACAGTTTACTAGCAGTTATTTCCG GTGTCGCGAGAGGAACCGGGTGGCAACACATTGGAGCATACGTGAACCTTGGGGCATACTACCTTGTTGGAATCCCAGTTGCTGCTCTGCTATGCTTTAGCCTACATCTTAGAGGAAAGGGACTTTGGATTGGAATATTGACCGGTTCTTCTTTACAATTGGTTCTTCTAGCTTTAGTTACTGGTTTCACAAATTGGCAAAaacag GCAAGCAAGGCACAAGAGAGAATATTTGAAGAGAAATTTTCCAATGGATTATTAGCTTGA